Within Hirundo rustica isolate bHirRus1 chromosome 12, bHirRus1.pri.v3, whole genome shotgun sequence, the genomic segment GGGGGGGTGAGGGTCCCCAAGGCTGCCCGGGGACCCCCGGCACTGCCGGGAGCTGCGGGGGGCGAGGGTGGGTCCGGGGGCGGCGGGGTGTCGCAGCCGTCACCCTGCTCCGGGCCCCTCCAGCCCCGCGGCACCTCCtctggctgggtttggggggtgCCGTGGGGGTCCGTGGggtgccagggctgagcagccgCGCTCCCCCTCCTTGGCACCCAGTGGGTTGACTGGGGGCGGGGGGACAACACCCCCACCCCTGAGCCCCGGCCCCTCGGGGCACCGCGGCGGGGTCACCTCCCGTCCCCAGCCAGCAGCGCCCGGGAGCAGCCCCGGTGCCCCGAGCGACGGGCACGGCCCTGCTGGGGACATGTGGCACCTCCCGCTGCATTTGGCACTGGAGGACGTGCGGCACGTCCCGCGCTGGGGCGTGTGGCGTGAGCCACGCGAGGACACGGGGCGCGACCCCCAGGGGACGAGCAGCGCGTCCCCCCGGGCAGCGCGGTTTCTTTGGCAGGGCACGGGGGGCCcgggcggggctggggggcaggGCTGAGCGGGCAGGATTCACAGTGATCTGCAGAAcggaaaagaaacaaaatacattttttcccccccctccttttCACCCCAGTATCTGTGCCCAAGAACGGCTGAGCCGAGCGCAGGGACCGCGGCTCCATCGCGCCCCGGCGCAGGCAAAGGCCACCACTGCCCTCTGTCCCCGtccgctcccagccccagcccaaagggacttttcttttttctctttagtttATGGAGGTTTTGCTAGGTGGTATTTATGTTGTGTATTGCTTTgcttgttcttttgttttcGTTAGGTCTGTGtgtttatgttattttttttttaaggcttttttctttttcttctttctcttgaggATTTTctaggagagggagaggatctTCTCTTATCTGTCTCTTCTCGTCTCgttctcttctcctttctcttctcgtctttctcttttctttttcttcctctcccaccccccaccccttttttttttttttttttccttattttttttccccacgtGTCCTCGTTGTTGACAATAAACCCCGCCGGCCTCCAGGTGAAAATGTTGGAAACTCGATGTAGAAATATCTGCTTTAAAATCTTCAGGCTAAAAAAATAGGCGAGGTGGATGGAGGGGTAGCAGGCGGAGGACACCGACGCCACTTTTCCAAGTCCGAGTGGCCGGGAGGGCGCGACGCCGGGGCACCGTCCCGGTCCCCGCTCTGCCGGGGAGCCCCTGCCCGCACCCCGACTCCTCTTTGGCTGCGGCCAtggggggagcggggcggcaCCCTGGGGGTCCCCGAGGCGGCGGAGGGGACGTCGCTCCCGCTCCACCGGGCCGGGGAGGGGCGTGGAGATGGaagttgaaagaaaagagagctgGCGGGGGCGGCCAGGGTGCTAAAGGCAGGCGGCCGGGGGCAGTGGGTGCCGGCTGGTGCTGGAgtagaggagcagcagctgcagcgaGAGCAGGACCcccagggagggggagaaggaagCCCCTCGGCCGCAGTCTGAGGTATCTTCCTGAGCGGGTGAAGAGAGAGGGGCCGTGGGGCACCCCCGGCAGTGCCTCGGCACCGCGGGGGCACCCACTGCCCTGGTAGGGGCatctgccacctccctgcagcCCGAGAGCCTCCTGCCCTACGGCACAGCCCTCAGGGAATAacccccgggacccccgtgGCTCCGCTCCTTCCCCCAGGAGGGCACTCCATGGGGACCCCTCATAGCTGTGATCTCCCCAGGGAATACCCCAGGGCTCCTGACCCCTGCTCCCTATCCTTCCAGGGCTCCAAAGCCCCATCAGAGGGCTCCCCCAACAGCACTGCACCCCCGGGGATCCCCTCATGGCTCCGTTTCCCTTGGTGAACACCCCACGGCTCTGCTTCCCCCAGGGGGGACAGTCACCTTTCCATTTCCCCCCATGGCTCCACTCCCCTGCCCAGGGGGAACCCACTGCCCAAATTTCCCCCAGGAAAGCACCcgacagggctctgctccctccacCAGAGGATACCCACTGTCCCCCGCCCTTCCCAGgggccagccccagctctgctcccccctgctccccacgTACTGTTGCATTGTAGTCGAAGCAGATGTGGGGGCCTTTCCGGTAGCGGGGCCTGTCCACAAGCTCACACTGGTTGGGGTCCCTCGGGGGGGCTTTGCAGGTCAAGGAAACCACCAGGAACAGGGCAGTGGGGGCTTGTAGAGCAACCCCAGCCCCTTCGGCCACAGACCAGCTCCCTCCACCCCTACCAAACTACACAACTCCACAGGTCCCTACCCCTCTGCCTGTCCCACAGGCCCCATGTGTCCCACCCACATCAAAGGATACCTCTtacctctgcctgcagcagcttgACAGACTCACACTGGCTGCAGAGGGGCTTGTCAGCCACCACGAAGAGCAGGTTGGTGTTGGCCAGTCTCTGTGCATGGAAGAGCCTGGGGGTACGCAGGCAGTGGGGCCCTATTTACTCGGTGCCCCCCCAGCTGCCAGTGCCAGTCCTACTGGCATGTGGCTCTGGGGAGGCTGAAGTGGCAGCATCTCCCCAGACTCAACTCCATGGCTGTCCCAgtcctcctccccatccctgtccccaacTCCATCCCTATCCCTAACCTCTTGCCTGCCCATATTCCCATCCTCGTCCCCAACCTTATCACtatccccattccctgccctggtctCCATCCCCATGCTCATCTccacctccctccccctctTCGTGCtgatgggctgcccagggactCAGCACTGATGGGCTTCCAGGGCTCAGTTCCACACAGGGGACCCCTGGGGACACCatcacccacagcccatggggactGTTCCTCTCTGTCCCCCGCCTCCCTCCGGGTATCACAGTCCCCCTAAAAGCTGCACAGCATCTCCTATTGCCccccacaggctgctgcagagggatctTGGCAGAAGCAGCCTcgggggtgtccccagccctgcccaggggtgGGACAGCGGGGATGGACCCACCTGGAGCAGTTGCCGCAGTCGATGATGGCGTTGTAGGTGGCGTTGACGGTGCTGAAGTAATACTGGGTCTGCTTCATGATGCAGCTCGTCTCCCTGGCCTCCATGCCGtcccccaccacctcctctgtgccagcacagcGCTGTGGGCCAAAGGCCACCAaccctcccccagcccctgcccacccccagcTCAAAGCTCCCCAGGGACTGACCCGTCTGGAACCAGCTGCTGTAGGTGAGGCTGTACAGGAACTGCTGGAACAGCGACCTGGGGAAGCAAAGCGTGGCCAcgtcagctgtcccagccccaagGACAGCCCAGTGTCACTCCCCAGTTGGAATGGCCCCAGGGAGGGGACATGGCAGGACGCACCAGGCTGCAGCCGAGGTCCACCAGGCGAGGCTCAGGAGATCGGCCACAGTGGGCTGTGGGCAAAGAGGGGGCAGTGAGCCAGCATATCCTCATGAGGGGCATTGGGAACACACTCACGTGTCCCTGAGCTCCCAGACCACCCGAAATGCACCATCCCTGTGGGTGCTCACCACGAAGACGCCGCGGGGCGCCGCGCCCGTGTTGCTGGGGGCCTCAGGGGCACAGACGGACTGGAAGTCGTAGGACTCCTTGCGGGCGTAAAAGGAGTTGTTGTAGAGGGCAGACATCAGGTTGGCATCCACTTCGCTGAAGAACTTGCCCACCTGAAATGGGGACACTGAATCTGCACCCAGATGCCACCTTGACGTGGGATTTCCCTGGAGGGGACTCGAGTGGGGCTGTGTCACACCAGCCGTGACACGAGCTCAAGGGTCTCAGCTCCTCGCTGGCGTCCCACGCCCGGGAGAGCTGCGGGCACTGCTCACCTGGTACCAATGGTCCTCCTGGTTGGAGAGCACCAGGAAGCCCCCATCATCGATGAGGACACAGATGAGGtcctggggaaggagggcagtGTCATCCAACTCTGGCCATGCCCAGGGCGAGGCAGGACCAGCAAGGTGGGGGGTGGCAGGCTGTCAGGGGTGCCAGCGCGGTGTCCCCAGGCCACAGAAGCATCTCAGTGGCAGGAGCACCcgtgctgggtgcagggagcaggagacaCCACCCACCCTGGGGGTTTAACAGCCCTCTCAGGGGGTCCATGGGGCAGCCCCCAGGCCTTCATGCCTGCGAGGTGGGCTGAGTCTGGCTGAgcttggggagcagcaggggacagGGTGGGTGCATAGGATGGAtaagctggggacagggacctcTCCCAGCCATTCCATACACCTccaccagctgctcccacccctgCCCAGCACCCACCTTGTTGTTGGCCTCACAGTCCATCTCACAGCTGCTTGAGGGGTCACACTGTCAACCaaaagcagggcagagggacaggtTAGCAGGATGGTCTTCTCCAAAGAACTGTCCTCCCAGCCAGAAGGGGTGGTCTCCCCAGAGGCTGGGGACAGGTACCCTGAGGAACAAGCCCGTTGCAACCACAGGCACCATGTCCCAGCAGTGACCCCCAGCAAGCAGAGCTCCCTCCCCGTCCTGTCTCCaccccttttccctggctgtgccagcccccaGGACGTACCTGGCGGGTGCCCAGCTGGTCACGGTCTGTCCGGTTGCTCGCCAGCACTTTGAATTTCTCGGCCCAGGCTTCCAGGTCCAGCTTCACCCCCACCACTGGGGCAGTGGGGAGACGGGGTGAGCTGTAGCCCGGGGGGGTTGCAGGGACcccccagcctggcaccagGGCACCCAGCTCCCCGCCTACCTGCAGGCTTCAGAGTCTTGCCCCCAATGCTGAGCTCCACGGCGGTGCTCACCAGGATCCCGATGGTGTTGTTCTCCAGGTCCAGCCCCCGGTAGCCAGCTGTGGAAGGCAGGGGTGACATCAGGGGACACgtggagccagcagcagcctgggtcACACCCTGAGCTGGCACCCACCGTCCCGGTAGGGTGGCTTGAAAATGTAGCCCTTGTTGTCCAGGCTTCTCCGGTAGAAGCTGGCGTTGAAGGGCTCCGGTTCCTCCTCCCAGTCATCCGCGGCCCTGGCAGGGAGAAGGCACAGCCATGACTGTCACTGTCATCTCTGGTCCCTGCAGAGATGGGAGCACACGTCAGGGTGCAGGGGAGACACTCACTTGTTAGGGAAGACGCGGGTGATGCCCCCGTCAGTGGCTGCGAAGACAGCCAGGAGGCTGTACCTGCAAGGACAGGGGCCAAGTATGCCGGCCATCAGTGGGGTTTTGCTCTGCACCCACCTCCACAACCCATCCCAATCTTCATCTGCCCCAAGAAAGTGCTGCCCACCCTGGGCCATCTCCCCTCCACCTACGTGTTGAGGTCCTGGTCCTTCCACACTTGCTCCACCAGCTGCTGTGTGATACCTGTGTCCAGGATCAGGTTGTGCAGGAGGAAATTGTCGCCTTGGGAgttggagaggaggaggaggtaagAGCTGACTCCATGAGGGACACCCACGCTCCCcgccctgccccagcacccactgtgcagcagctcccaggactCCAACCCCAGCACAGTTCATCCCCTGCTCCATCTCCCCCTGAATCCCCATCCACTCCCAACCCCCCCGCAGCCATCCCAGCTACTCACACTGCTTGGAGTCTGGGGTCACCTTTTCCATGAGGGCAATAAAGTTTTCCAGGAATTCGGTGTTGTTATCCGACAAGTCGAGGTCTTTGCAATACTCTCTGGGGTTTGGGGACAAGGTTTGTCGTTCGtggggatggaaaaggcaagGTCAGTTCTCCCCCGGGGATGGCGGGGTGGGCACTGGCCGTGCTGCCAGCACCCAGGCTTGACAGGGACACAATGGTGGTGACGTGCCACCTCTCCTGGGAGTGTCACCCCGCCAGGGAGACTGGTTGTGGGCATCTCTGCAGACTGCCCAGTACCCAGCCCCTGATGCCTGCAGTGCCACCAGAGAAGTGTCACACCAGTCACCAGGTCTGTCACTGCCACAGGCACTGAGATGCCGTCacctctgtcaggtttggtggAGCCTGGTTTGCCCCGAATGGTCCAACACTGAGTCCATCTCTCCCCATACTGGTGGGGCTACTGGTGGGACTGGGTGCCTCTGACACCATACTTACCTGCGGGGCCAGGTGGGCGCTGCTATGCCACCCTGCCTtgcccctgcagcaccccagggacTGGGGGCTCCATTGTGGGTGCCAGCAGGGATTTGTCTCGGGATTCTCCACAGCTGCActggcagcaccaggcaggCACTCAAGGCCATACCTGTGCCCTTTGCACAGATGGTTGGGTGCTTGCCCATGGGCATTACTGGCCCTGAGACACTCCTGGGACAAGCAGCATGGTGGGTGCCAGGTCCCTGCTTCAGTCTGGAACACCCTGAGCGCAGAATCCGAGCCCCACCGATGCCAGGGACAGCTGTAACCTGTTGGTCACCACGAGGCTCTGACTGGGTGGCACAGGTCAGTGCCACTCCAGCGTGCCAAGAGCCTCCCACCCTCAGAAGTGTGGCTGTGAACAGTGCCAGGGTGCTCAGGGCTCCCCCACTCGCAACCCCTCCGCCAAGCTCCTGACTCTGCCAAAAACCTCATTAAGAGGACCAATGTTGGAGCAAAGGGTGGCAGGGAGCATCCCCACAGGGCAGCTGAAAAAGGTGAGGCACCCTGCCCAGCTCGGCCTGGCCCCTCGACCCCTGTTCGGGGGGGAACAGCCACCTAAATATCTCCACCGACACACACAGATACAGGTACTCACACACCCACGGGGGATGGGGGATATACGGTTTCTGAAAATTTCCAGAGGCCCACGGGCGCGGCAGCGCCGGCGGCAGATCATACAGTCGCCCTGGGTGCCGGGCACGCCCCGGCACACggcccctgcctgcccctgcccacggcaggcAGCACCCACCGCAGCAAGGGCGCTCACGGAGCCGCTCTGGGGACACCAAAGGGTCCTCCCTGACTTCCACAGCCTGCTGCTTTCTCCATCTGCAGGGCCCCGCACGGGACACTGAGCCCAGcgctgcagcctcagcagcacagcGGGTACAGACCCACTCCTGCGGCCTTGGGCTCGGGCATCCCCTCCCTACCCATCCTCTTGCTGCGCTCACAGGCCAATTTGCAGTAGGAGTTTTCCTGTTTCTCGTTCACACTCAGCTTTAGCTCCCCCGTGTCCTGGAGTTTGCCCGCACTGCCCCGCAGAGGGCCTGAGGACCAGGCTCCCCCagaagctggggctgtgcagcgACCGCACATTCCGGGCTCCGTTACCCACACTCGGCCTGAGCGGCTGCTGCTCCGGGCCGACAAGGCCGGGGGTACTCGCAGCCGGCCGTACTGAACCTCAGCCCACTGCAGCCCCCAAAAGCTGCGCTGGCGAAACATCCCCAAACGGGATGCTGCTATAATGACCCATCAGCACATAGGTGATTAGCTGGTGATGTTAATTAGGGCCGGTCAGAGATCGCACTGCAGTAGCGGGAAGGGCggggtgctggcagagccaTGAGGCTCCCCGCACACCCCAGTGCAGGATCGCCCTTCATCCCTGCCAGGTGACAAGACTGGGTGGCACGGCCCAGCGGAGGGGACTTATTTG encodes:
- the CACNA2D2 gene encoding voltage-dependent calcium channel subunit alpha-2/delta-2 isoform X4, whose product is MVRWGCAWDGMGAKHCAPPPTRAWHSRAGNRTCCFRGYIQGASSPKDMVIIVDVSGSVSGLTLKLMKTSVYEMLDTLSDDDYVNVASFNEKAKPVSCFKHLVQANIRNKKVFKEDVQGMVAKGTTDYKAGFEYAFDQLQNSNITRANCNKMIMMFTDGGEDRVQDVFEKYNWPNKTVRVFTFSVGQHNYDVTPLQWMACANKGYYFEIPSIGAIRINTQEYLDVLGRPMVLAGNRAKQVQWTNVYQDALGLGLVVTGTLPVFNLTEDSSDRKNQLILGVMGIDVALNDIKRLTPRYNLGANGYVFAIDLNGYVLLHPNLQPQIINFREPVTLDFLDAELEDENKEEIRRSMIDGNDGQRFIKTLIKSLDEQYIDEVFRTYTWAPIKSTNYSLGLVLPPYSTYYIQANLSDQILQVKLPNIKMKDFEYLLPNSFESEGHVFIAPREYCKDLDLSDNNTEFLENFIALMEKVTPDSKQCDNFLLHNLILDTGITQQLVEQVWKDQDLNTYSLLAVFAATDGGITRVFPNKAADDWEEEPEPFNASFYRRSLDNKGYIFKPPYRDAGYRGLDLENNTIGILVSTAVELSIGGKTLKPAVVGVKLDLEAWAEKFKVLASNRTDRDQLGTRQCDPSSSCEMDCEANNKDLICVLIDDGGFLVLSNQEDHWYQVGKFFSEVDANLMSALYNNSFYARKESYDFQSVCAPEAPSNTGAAPRGVFVPTVADLLSLAWWTSAAAWSLFQQFLYSLTYSSWFQTEEVVGDGMEARETSCIMKQTQYYFSTVNATYNAIIDCGNCSRLFHAQRLANTNLLFVVADKPLCSQCESVKLLQAEVRAPPRDPNQCELVDRPRYRKGPHICFDYNATEDTSDCGRGASFSPSLGVLLSLQLLLLYSSTSRHPLPPAACL